In Edaphobacter paludis, a single window of DNA contains:
- a CDS encoding bifunctional precorrin-2 dehydrogenase/sirohydrochlorin ferrochelatase: protein MSLFPIFLKLAARPCIVIGAGHLAESKIESLQAANARITVIAPEASERIQSLAAEGELEYHQRPYAEGDLTGNFLVVAATNVPAVNRAVFHEATEKGILCNAVDDPPFCDFYFPSVVRRGDLQIAISTAGASPALAQKIRKDINAQLPLDAGEWLADLGNLRREVVAAEPLNEERKWLLHQLAQREVCGYDQCPSRLLAREHAKTNPPEGKA, encoded by the coding sequence ATGTCCCTCTTCCCCATCTTCCTCAAGCTCGCTGCACGTCCCTGCATCGTCATCGGCGCGGGGCATTTGGCCGAGTCCAAGATCGAATCGCTGCAAGCCGCAAACGCCCGGATCACGGTGATCGCCCCTGAGGCCAGCGAGCGCATCCAGAGTCTGGCCGCCGAAGGCGAGCTCGAATATCACCAGCGGCCCTATGCTGAAGGTGACCTGACAGGAAACTTCCTTGTCGTGGCTGCCACAAACGTGCCCGCCGTCAACCGCGCCGTCTTTCACGAAGCGACAGAAAAAGGCATTCTCTGCAACGCCGTTGACGATCCACCCTTCTGCGACTTCTACTTTCCCTCCGTCGTCCGGCGCGGCGACCTTCAGATCGCCATCTCGACCGCGGGCGCAAGTCCCGCCCTTGCCCAGAAGATACGCAAGGACATCAACGCACAGCTTCCTCTTGATGCAGGAGAGTGGCTTGCCGACCTCGGCAATTTGCGGCGTGAAGTTGTGGCAGCCGAGCCGCTGAATGAGGAGCGCAAGTGGCTGCTTCACCAACTCGCTCAACGCGAAGTCTGTGGCTACGATCAATGCCCCTCGCGGCTGCTGGCACGCGAACACGCCAAGACTAATCCGCCGGAAGGTAAAGCGTGA
- a CDS encoding nitrite/sulfite reductase — protein MTTPTAPAIKETKAQKTERLKLAKNPWEAFDEIRQFARDGRDSVPEDWALYFRWWGVYSQGDGLGLAGGKNGEGKATEFFMLRIGLPNGLLTSHQLRVIGGITKKYARNLADITTRQNIQLHWLTIGDLVDVVDTLTEIGLSPKGACGDVVRNVTGCPLAGINHDELIDASPLAVQVARALTANTAFYNLPRKFKISISGCPLWCNYPEINDVALTAIKHTVDGKEEVGYTLRVGGGLSTEPHIAARIPAFIRQDQAFAAVMAAAEIFRDADVLRENRMKARSKYLFMRFGWTPESYLEVLEAKLGYKLIPSPAEDENIADDIYRDHIGITPQRQPGLSSVGASVLRGRVSGDQLQKLADLAEKYGNGQLRATIMQNIIIVNVPNEMTAALVIELNTLGFQVDVSAFWRGAIACTGTEFCKLAITETKGFAKWLVSEMEDRLPGFDQQIKLHVTGCTNSCGQHWIADIGLEGKKIKQDGKLVDAFHFCVGGAVGKYARTSRPLGYRAAAEDVPDAIERLLRAYLAERQPEEDLRAYFARNSDDTLRTLLNGVAIDPVERDAPPVGAVRLAPGE, from the coding sequence ATGACAACCCCTACCGCTCCCGCGATCAAAGAAACCAAAGCCCAGAAGACCGAGCGCCTCAAGCTAGCCAAGAATCCCTGGGAAGCTTTTGACGAGATCCGTCAATTTGCCCGGGATGGTCGTGACTCCGTCCCAGAAGACTGGGCTCTTTACTTTCGCTGGTGGGGGGTCTACTCGCAGGGCGACGGGCTGGGCCTCGCGGGCGGCAAGAATGGCGAGGGCAAAGCGACTGAGTTCTTCATGCTGCGGATCGGTCTGCCCAACGGGCTGCTTACGAGCCATCAGCTCCGCGTCATCGGCGGCATCACCAAAAAGTACGCGCGCAACCTGGCCGACATTACTACCCGCCAGAACATTCAGCTTCACTGGCTTACCATCGGCGACCTCGTCGATGTCGTCGACACACTTACCGAGATCGGTCTTTCCCCTAAGGGCGCCTGCGGCGACGTCGTTCGCAACGTCACCGGCTGCCCGCTCGCCGGAATCAATCACGACGAACTCATCGACGCCTCGCCCCTTGCCGTCCAGGTAGCTAGAGCGCTCACCGCCAACACCGCCTTCTACAATCTGCCCCGCAAGTTCAAAATCTCCATCTCCGGCTGCCCGCTCTGGTGCAATTATCCCGAGATTAATGACGTCGCCCTTACCGCCATCAAGCACACGGTCGACGGCAAGGAAGAGGTCGGCTATACCCTGCGCGTCGGCGGCGGTCTCTCCACCGAACCCCACATCGCCGCACGCATTCCTGCCTTTATCCGTCAGGACCAGGCCTTCGCCGCTGTGATGGCCGCAGCCGAGATCTTCCGTGATGCAGACGTTCTTCGCGAAAACCGCATGAAGGCTCGCTCCAAATATCTCTTCATGCGCTTCGGCTGGACCCCGGAATCCTATCTCGAAGTGCTCGAAGCCAAGCTCGGCTACAAGCTGATCCCTTCTCCCGCCGAGGATGAGAATATTGCCGACGACATCTATCGCGATCACATCGGCATTACCCCGCAGCGCCAGCCCGGCCTCTCCTCGGTCGGCGCCAGCGTGCTTCGCGGACGGGTCTCCGGCGATCAACTGCAAAAGCTCGCCGATCTTGCCGAGAAATACGGCAACGGTCAACTTCGCGCCACCATCATGCAGAACATCATCATCGTGAACGTGCCCAACGAGATGACCGCCGCTCTCGTGATCGAGCTGAACACACTCGGCTTTCAGGTCGACGTTTCGGCCTTCTGGCGCGGCGCCATCGCCTGCACCGGCACCGAGTTTTGCAAGCTGGCTATCACCGAAACCAAAGGTTTTGCAAAGTGGTTGGTCAGCGAGATGGAAGACCGTCTGCCGGGCTTTGACCAGCAGATCAAGCTTCACGTCACTGGCTGCACCAATAGCTGCGGCCAGCACTGGATCGCCGATATCGGGCTCGAAGGCAAGAAGATCAAGCAGGACGGCAAGTTAGTCGATGCCTTTCATTTCTGCGTGGGCGGAGCAGTCGGGAAGTATGCTCGCACGTCTCGTCCCCTTGGCTATCGCGCCGCCGCCGAGGACGTGCCGGACGCAATCGAACGCTTGCTCCGTGCCTACCTTGCCGAGCGCCAGCCTGAAGAGGACCTCCGCGCCTACTTCGCACGCAACAGTGACGATACTCTTCGCACGCTGCTCAACGGCGTAGCTATCGATCCGGTCGAGCGTGATGCTCCACCCGTCGGCGCTGTCCGCCTCGCACCGGGCGAATAG
- a CDS encoding alpha/beta hydrolase, which translates to MGAAPFVPIIHKPFPFFPESIMHDANSGFAPVNGLNLYYEIHGEGQPLILLHGGVSASEAFGPNLKELAKSRKVIAVHLQGHGHTKDIYRPLRFESMADDVAALIAFLKIDKADVLGYSLGGGVALQTAIRHPAAVNRLIIISAAMQQDGWFPEVITAFNQMPAHASQIAQNIKGSPLGQLYPEVNWEVLLSKIAEMESRDFDWTEQVKKIQSPTMLVFADADAIRPEHMIAFYKALGGGQRDAGLDGSLRSTARLGIVPGATHYNILATTAVTNLVTPFLAQA; encoded by the coding sequence TTGGGAGCGGCCCCCTTTGTTCCGATCATCCATAAACCATTTCCCTTTTTCCCGGAGTCGATCATGCATGATGCTAACTCAGGTTTCGCCCCGGTCAATGGATTGAACCTTTATTACGAGATACATGGTGAGGGTCAACCCCTCATCCTGTTGCATGGTGGCGTCTCAGCCAGTGAGGCATTCGGTCCGAATCTGAAGGAGTTGGCAAAGTCCAGAAAGGTCATTGCTGTTCACCTGCAGGGTCACGGACATACGAAGGACATCTATCGTCCGCTCCGATTCGAATCTATGGCCGATGACGTTGCCGCACTGATAGCCTTTCTCAAGATCGACAAGGCGGATGTGCTTGGTTATTCGCTGGGCGGCGGTGTTGCGCTGCAAACAGCGATTAGGCATCCTGCAGCCGTCAATCGGCTGATCATTATCTCGGCGGCTATGCAACAGGACGGATGGTTTCCGGAGGTAATTACAGCGTTCAATCAGATGCCCGCGCACGCATCTCAAATTGCCCAAAATATAAAAGGCTCGCCACTTGGCCAGCTTTATCCGGAAGTCAACTGGGAAGTATTACTCAGCAAGATCGCAGAGATGGAGTCGCGCGACTTTGACTGGACAGAGCAGGTGAAAAAAATACAGTCTCCCACGATGCTTGTGTTTGCTGACGCCGATGCGATTCGGCCTGAACACATGATCGCGTTTTACAAAGCGCTAGGCGGAGGTCAACGCGACGCAGGTCTGGACGGTTCTCTTCGTTCAACGGCACGGCTTGGTATTGTTCCCGGGGCAACTCACTACAACATTTTGGCGACGACAGCGGTCACAAATCTCGTGACGCCCTTTCTCGCTCAAGCCTAG
- a CDS encoding zf-HC2 domain-containing protein, whose product MNCTDFLSQLTDYFDGQISPELLEEVRAHTAGCSHCEVVLNTTRQTIEIYRGNEVYEVSDEFRERLHAAIMQKCSKKASA is encoded by the coding sequence ATGAACTGCACTGATTTTCTCAGCCAGCTAACCGACTACTTCGACGGCCAGATCAGCCCCGAACTGCTCGAAGAGGTTCGCGCCCATACTGCCGGGTGCAGCCACTGCGAGGTCGTCCTTAACACGACCCGCCAGACCATTGAAATCTATCGGGGCAACGAGGTCTACGAGGTCTCGGACGAGTTCCGCGAACGTCTCCACGCCGCCATTATGCAGAAATGCAGCAAAAAGGCTAGCGCCTAG
- a CDS encoding sigma-70 family RNA polymerase sigma factor: MPAIQSPATEEIHPDVALVARAKAGDTAAFEQLVRQYERQIFRVAQHITQNREDAEDITQDAFLKAYEKLDQFQGNSKFSTWLVRIAVNESLMRLRKRKTSKTVSMDADVQTEDGAIPRDFAEWRPNPEQNYNQAELGEILRKTIQGLPPGFRTVFTLRDIENLSTEETAEALGLSVPAVKSRLLRARLQLRERLSRYFHKKEGHPA; this comes from the coding sequence ATGCCAGCCATCCAATCTCCAGCGACGGAAGAGATTCATCCCGATGTAGCGCTTGTAGCACGCGCGAAAGCGGGAGACACGGCGGCCTTTGAGCAGCTCGTGCGGCAGTACGAACGCCAGATCTTCCGGGTAGCGCAGCATATTACACAAAACCGTGAAGACGCCGAAGACATCACGCAGGACGCATTCCTTAAAGCTTACGAGAAGCTGGACCAGTTTCAGGGAAACTCCAAGTTCTCTACCTGGCTCGTCCGCATCGCCGTCAATGAGAGCCTCATGCGGCTGCGCAAGCGCAAGACCAGCAAGACCGTCTCCATGGATGCCGATGTGCAGACTGAAGATGGAGCCATCCCCAGAGATTTCGCGGAATGGCGGCCAAATCCCGAGCAGAACTACAACCAAGCGGAGCTTGGCGAAATTCTGCGCAAGACGATCCAGGGCCTTCCGCCCGGATTCCGCACCGTCTTCACGCTGCGCGACATTGAAAATCTCTCCACGGAAGAGACTGCGGAGGCACTTGGCTTGAGCGTACCCGCCGTCAAATCGAGATTGCTGCGCGCCCGCCTTCAGTTACGTGAGCGACTGAGCCGGTACTTCCATAAGAAGGAGGGCCATCCAGCATGA
- a CDS encoding alpha-L-fucosidase codes for MQITRRKALQLLAATTPALAFRNSFAARLPITSGPFLGTRDSLAAYRIPAWFADAKFGIWSHWGPQSGVEDGDWYARNMYIQGSDQYNYHVKTYGHPSKVGYKDLVPQFKAARWDPEHLMDLYVKAGAKYFFSMGVHHDNYDMWNSKYQPRWNATAIGPKRDIVGEWKVAARKRGLRFGVSEHLSNSFDWLAPAHTSDSAGPLAGIAYDGVLPAYKDLYHDYTGEPAAFAKTAQAMGRVAPDWWKQQYFNRIKDLVDQHQPDLLYTDGGIPFDEYGLSLVANLYNLSAAKHGGQVEAVYNSKTNSDCSTGTCALDRERGVLDNISPVPWQTDTCIGDWHYKRGVKYKTAKKVVDLLVDIVSKNGNLLLNFPLPNSGELDAEERVTLDGITAWMAVNSEGIYGTRPWKIYGEGPSTKVVVASNGKEFDPNENKKPDLNASDIRFTTKGNILYAFVQGWPQGQAVIPSLGTASPQHPAKITSASMLGQDGHLKFTQDASALRVTLPSNRPRAADIGITLKLTTA; via the coding sequence ATGCAAATTACCCGTCGCAAAGCACTGCAACTGCTGGCTGCAACAACTCCTGCCCTCGCTTTCCGTAACTCTTTTGCGGCCAGACTTCCGATTACCTCTGGTCCATTTCTGGGAACTCGGGATTCGCTTGCTGCCTATCGCATACCGGCGTGGTTCGCGGACGCCAAGTTCGGAATCTGGTCTCACTGGGGGCCGCAGTCTGGAGTTGAAGATGGCGACTGGTATGCACGCAATATGTATATCCAGGGCTCCGACCAGTACAACTACCACGTTAAGACTTACGGGCATCCGTCCAAGGTCGGATACAAGGACCTCGTTCCGCAATTCAAGGCGGCACGGTGGGATCCTGAGCACTTGATGGATCTTTACGTTAAAGCCGGAGCGAAATACTTCTTCTCGATGGGCGTCCACCATGACAACTACGATATGTGGAACTCCAAATACCAGCCGCGCTGGAACGCTACTGCTATCGGCCCGAAGCGCGATATCGTTGGCGAGTGGAAAGTGGCAGCCCGCAAGCGTGGTCTTCGTTTCGGCGTCAGCGAGCACCTCTCCAACTCCTTCGACTGGCTTGCACCTGCGCATACCAGCGACTCTGCGGGACCGCTTGCAGGGATTGCTTATGACGGCGTTCTTCCCGCCTACAAGGATCTTTACCACGATTACACCGGCGAGCCAGCCGCCTTTGCAAAGACCGCCCAGGCCATGGGCCGGGTTGCGCCGGACTGGTGGAAGCAACAGTACTTCAACCGCATCAAAGACCTCGTCGACCAGCATCAGCCCGACCTGCTTTATACCGATGGCGGGATTCCATTCGACGAGTATGGACTTTCGCTTGTTGCCAATCTCTACAATCTCAGCGCGGCGAAGCACGGCGGTCAGGTCGAAGCGGTCTATAACAGCAAGACCAATAGCGACTGCTCGACAGGAACCTGCGCTCTCGACCGCGAGCGCGGTGTGCTCGACAACATCTCTCCGGTTCCCTGGCAGACGGATACCTGTATCGGCGATTGGCATTACAAGCGCGGCGTCAAATATAAGACCGCCAAGAAAGTCGTCGACCTGCTGGTTGATATCGTCAGCAAAAACGGCAACCTGCTGCTTAACTTTCCGCTGCCCAACTCTGGGGAACTGGACGCCGAGGAGAGGGTCACTCTCGACGGCATCACCGCCTGGATGGCCGTCAATAGCGAAGGCATCTATGGCACCCGGCCGTGGAAGATCTACGGGGAAGGTCCGTCAACCAAGGTTGTCGTCGCCTCCAATGGCAAGGAGTTCGATCCCAATGAGAACAAAAAGCCCGACCTCAACGCCTCGGACATCCGCTTCACGACCAAGGGCAATATTCTCTATGCCTTCGTTCAGGGCTGGCCGCAGGGGCAGGCGGTGATTCCATCGCTGGGCACTGCAAGTCCGCAGCATCCAGCAAAGATCACCAGCGCCTCGATGCTGGGGCAGGATGGCCATCTGAAGTTCACACAGGACGCCAGCGCGCTTCGGGTCACTCTTCCCAGTAACCGTCCACGCGCGGCCGATATCGGGATTACGCTCAAACTGACTACCGCTTGA
- a CDS encoding dienelactone hydrolase family protein: MRFPALPLLAALLLMSPLSAPAQDWAKARLDQSPRHHEYVSLKHGDRTVQAFVVYPEVSGKAPVVVLIHEIFGLTDWAKEMADEIAAKGYIVVAPDLLSGHGPKGGGFSEFASQEDAVKAVSALNPDDVNADLDAAADYAKKIPSANGKLAVAGFCWGGGKSFAFATHRHGLSAAFVFYGPPPSEFTTISAPVYGFYAGNDARISATVPATTEGMKAAHKKYEPVIYDGAGHGFMRAGEAPDPTPANKTAREEGFERLVKLLGTM, encoded by the coding sequence ATGCGATTTCCTGCGCTTCCACTGCTTGCCGCTCTTCTGCTGATGTCTCCTCTTTCCGCTCCGGCACAAGATTGGGCTAAGGCACGGCTCGACCAGTCGCCCCGACACCATGAGTATGTTTCGCTCAAGCATGGTGACCGGACGGTTCAGGCCTTTGTCGTCTATCCGGAGGTCAGCGGGAAGGCGCCGGTCGTCGTTCTTATCCATGAGATCTTCGGCCTGACCGACTGGGCCAAGGAGATGGCCGACGAGATTGCAGCGAAGGGCTACATTGTGGTCGCGCCCGATCTGCTCTCCGGGCATGGGCCGAAGGGCGGCGGCTTCAGTGAGTTCGCCAGTCAGGAAGATGCTGTGAAGGCGGTCTCCGCACTGAACCCTGATGACGTGAATGCCGACCTGGACGCCGCAGCCGATTACGCGAAGAAGATTCCTTCGGCCAACGGCAAGCTGGCCGTGGCAGGCTTTTGCTGGGGTGGAGGAAAGTCCTTTGCATTTGCGACTCATCGCCATGGCCTTTCGGCCGCGTTCGTCTTCTATGGTCCACCCCCATCTGAGTTCACCACGATTAGCGCACCGGTCTATGGCTTCTATGCCGGAAACGATGCGCGCATCAGTGCTACTGTTCCAGCTACTACCGAGGGCATGAAAGCTGCGCACAAAAAATATGAGCCGGTGATCTACGATGGCGCGGGGCATGGGTTTATGCGGGCGGGCGAGGCTCCTGATCCGACACCGGCGAATAAAACGGCGCGAGAAGAGGGATTCGAACGTCTCGTGAAGCTACTTGGCACGATGTGA
- a CDS encoding peroxiredoxin-like family protein, which produces MTASLQDQLDLITQNTRKLVQAERLAISEQATVDLFNTGIEERILSIGSVAPSFSLPDTRSGKPVSSADLLALGPLVINFFRGRWCPYCVTELETWRELYPELRERGAFFVAISPQTPRQNDFMIQQHALPFPLLADAGAAVAEKFGIAYTIPEQHRRYYQSILVNIPFNNAGLSYHNATEESWRLPLPAVFVIRQDGTIAFSEAHADFRVRPEPADVLAAL; this is translated from the coding sequence GTGACTGCCTCCCTTCAAGATCAACTCGATCTCATTACTCAAAACACGCGCAAGCTGGTGCAGGCTGAACGCCTCGCAATCTCCGAACAGGCCACTGTCGATCTTTTCAACACTGGCATTGAAGAGCGCATTCTTTCTATTGGAAGCGTCGCGCCAAGCTTCTCGCTTCCGGACACCCGCAGCGGCAAGCCTGTTAGCTCTGCCGACCTTCTAGCCCTTGGGCCACTGGTGATTAATTTCTTTCGCGGTCGGTGGTGCCCCTACTGTGTCACGGAACTGGAGACATGGCGGGAACTTTATCCGGAGCTTCGTGAGCGCGGTGCGTTCTTTGTTGCCATCTCGCCGCAGACGCCGCGGCAGAACGACTTCATGATTCAGCAGCATGCGTTGCCCTTCCCTCTACTGGCTGATGCGGGCGCTGCCGTGGCTGAAAAGTTTGGCATTGCCTACACCATCCCTGAGCAGCATCGGCGCTACTACCAGAGCATCCTCGTCAATATTCCATTCAATAACGCTGGGCTGAGTTATCACAATGCTACCGAAGAGAGTTGGCGGCTTCCGTTGCCTGCGGTCTTTGTGATTCGACAGGATGGGACTATCGCTTTCAGTGAAGCGCATGCGGATTTCCGCGTGCGTCCTGAACCTGCCGATGTGCTGGCTGCGCTTTAA
- the pgi gene encoding glucose-6-phosphate isomerase: MATQTVPLSERKAWKALQTHLQQIGGKHLRELFADDPARGERFTAETGGIFLDYSKNRITDETLKLLVQLADESGLREKIDAMFRGDKINITENRAVLHVALRAPKGESIVVDGEDVVPPVHEVLDKMSAFADRVRSGEWKGHTGKKIRNVVNIGIGGSDLGPVMAYEALKFYSQRDLTFRFVSNVDGSDFAEAVRDLDAEETLFLVASKTFTTLETMTNAHTARDWALAKLGDEKAVAKHFVAISTNAKEVAKFGIDTANMFGFWDWVGGRYSMDSAIGLSTMLAIGPANFRDLLAGFHEMDVHFRTTPFEKNLPVLLGLLTIWYTDFFDAQTVAILPYEQYLKRFPAYLQQLTMESNGKHVTLDGKQVEVQTGPIYWGEPGTNGQHSFYQLIHQGTRLIPCDFIGFYKTLNPLGRHHDMLMANVFAQAEALAFGKTAEQVKAEGTPDWLVPHRVFEGNRPSNTILADHLTPKVLGQLVALYEHSVFTQGAIWNIDSFDQWGVELGKVLAQKIIGELESESEPKMAHDPSTTNLIQRYRKNK, from the coding sequence ATGGCAACTCAGACTGTACCTCTCAGCGAACGCAAGGCCTGGAAGGCCCTTCAAACTCACCTTCAGCAGATTGGCGGCAAGCATCTGCGTGAGCTGTTCGCTGACGATCCGGCGCGCGGCGAGCGCTTCACCGCCGAGACGGGCGGTATCTTTCTCGACTACTCGAAGAACCGCATCACCGACGAGACCCTGAAGCTGCTGGTACAACTCGCCGATGAGTCAGGCCTGCGCGAGAAGATTGACGCCATGTTCCGCGGCGACAAGATCAACATCACGGAGAACCGTGCCGTTCTGCATGTCGCTCTACGCGCCCCGAAGGGCGAGTCCATTGTTGTGGACGGCGAAGACGTAGTTCCCCCCGTGCACGAGGTACTCGACAAGATGTCCGCCTTCGCCGATCGCGTCCGCAGTGGAGAGTGGAAAGGCCACACCGGCAAAAAAATCCGCAACGTAGTCAACATCGGAATCGGCGGCTCCGACCTCGGCCCCGTCATGGCCTACGAAGCGCTGAAGTTCTACAGCCAGCGCGACCTCACCTTCCGCTTCGTCTCGAACGTCGATGGCTCTGACTTCGCCGAAGCCGTGCGCGACCTCGACGCCGAGGAGACGCTGTTCCTGGTCGCCTCCAAGACCTTCACCACGCTCGAAACCATGACCAATGCGCACACCGCGCGCGACTGGGCGCTGGCAAAGCTCGGCGACGAGAAGGCGGTAGCAAAGCACTTCGTCGCCATCTCCACCAACGCGAAAGAGGTAGCGAAGTTCGGCATCGATACCGCCAACATGTTCGGCTTCTGGGACTGGGTCGGCGGCCGCTACTCCATGGACTCGGCCATCGGCCTCTCGACGATGCTCGCCATCGGGCCAGCCAACTTCCGCGACCTGCTCGCCGGATTTCACGAGATGGACGTGCACTTCCGCACCACGCCGTTCGAAAAAAATCTCCCCGTTCTCCTTGGCCTGCTGACCATCTGGTACACCGACTTCTTCGACGCGCAGACCGTCGCGATTCTTCCCTACGAGCAGTACCTCAAGCGCTTTCCCGCTTATCTCCAGCAGTTGACCATGGAGTCGAACGGCAAGCACGTCACCCTCGACGGCAAACAAGTAGAGGTCCAGACTGGCCCGATCTACTGGGGCGAGCCTGGCACCAACGGCCAGCACTCCTTCTATCAACTCATCCATCAGGGCACGCGCCTCATCCCCTGCGACTTCATCGGCTTCTACAAAACCCTGAACCCGCTTGGCCGCCATCACGACATGCTCATGGCCAACGTCTTCGCCCAGGCCGAGGCGCTCGCCTTTGGCAAGACCGCCGAGCAGGTCAAGGCAGAGGGGACGCCCGACTGGCTGGTGCCGCATCGCGTCTTCGAGGGCAACCGTCCGTCGAACACGATCCTGGCTGACCACCTGACACCCAAGGTACTCGGCCAGCTCGTCGCACTCTACGAGCACTCTGTCTTCACGCAGGGCGCCATCTGGAACATCGACTCCTTCGATCAATGGGGTGTCGAACTGGGCAAGGTGCTGGCGCAGAAGATCATCGGCGAACTGGAAAGCGAGTCCGAGCCGAAGATGGCCCACGACCCCTCCACCACCAACCTCATTCAGAGGTACCGCAAGAATAAATAG
- a CDS encoding IclR family transcriptional regulator C-terminal domain-containing protein, translating into MSLAPRRAALPTESLAAAPLPDAPKATPASSLDVYTGDPNFMTSLARGLIVIQAFTQQSPQMTISQLSMKTGLSRAAVRRCLYTLTKLGFAGAEDGSRYSLRPRMLTLSHTYTASNTLSSAAQPILERMSAALRESFSVATLDGEDIVYIARTSVSRVMSVDLHIGSRLPAYCTSMGRILLAYLPAEQLESYLAKVVLTPYTTRTVNSIEKLRLHLRNIRRNGYAICDQEYEVGLRSLAVPVYSPAGRAVATINLSGNAQRMSVLDMQTRYLPHLRNAASELSVFLR; encoded by the coding sequence ATGAGTCTCGCTCCTCGCCGCGCCGCCCTCCCCACTGAATCACTGGCGGCTGCTCCTCTGCCCGATGCGCCGAAGGCCACTCCCGCCTCATCGCTTGACGTCTATACGGGCGACCCGAATTTCATGACTTCGCTGGCGCGGGGCCTTATCGTGATCCAGGCGTTCACGCAGCAGTCGCCGCAGATGACGATCTCTCAACTGAGCATGAAGACCGGCCTCTCGCGTGCGGCGGTCCGGCGTTGTCTTTATACGCTGACCAAGCTGGGTTTTGCCGGGGCGGAGGACGGGTCGCGCTACTCGCTGCGTCCGCGCATGTTGACGCTTTCACACACTTACACGGCTTCGAATACGCTATCGAGCGCGGCACAGCCTATTCTTGAGCGCATGTCGGCGGCGCTGCGTGAATCTTTTTCGGTGGCTACGCTGGATGGTGAGGACATCGTCTACATCGCGCGCACCAGCGTCAGCCGGGTGATGTCGGTGGACCTGCATATCGGCAGCCGGCTGCCGGCGTATTGCACGAGCATGGGGCGGATCTTGCTGGCTTATCTGCCTGCGGAGCAGCTCGAGAGCTATCTTGCCAAGGTCGTGCTTACGCCTTATACGACGCGGACGGTGAACTCGATCGAGAAGCTGCGGCTGCATCTGCGCAACATTCGACGGAATGGCTATGCTATCTGCGATCAGGAGTATGAGGTTGGGCTGCGGTCGCTGGCCGTGCCGGTGTACTCGCCTGCGGGGCGGGCAGTGGCGACGATCAACCTGAGCGGAAATGCGCAGCGGATGTCGGTGCTGGATATGCAGACGCGGTATCTGCCGCATCTGCGGAATGCGGCCAGCGAATTGAGCGTCTTTCTGCGCTGA
- a CDS encoding type I phosphomannose isomerase catalytic subunit — protein sequence MTTSIAPFRLKPWFSERPWGKSDLRPWYESTGTNELVGEAWLTGPACVVETGPFTGKTLAGMYSHIGGEFPLLVKILFPNDKLSVQVHPDDAQAQAAGETRGKTECWYVLEAVPGAAVSLGLKPGVGAAEVATSVADGKMEDLLEQVPVSVDDMIFVDAGTVHAIGPGVVLLETQQTSDITYRLYDYGRPRELHLEQGIAVIKAKTEAGKVEPRQMDGFIRLIEQKYFTVDRFDVPFGEIKITNSGPACLVSLSGWGTVKSSKGSTGLKPGQAVILPQGTGDITIDAPAALSFVRCSAPAK from the coding sequence ATGACGACTAGCATTGCACCGTTTCGGTTGAAGCCCTGGTTCAGCGAGCGCCCCTGGGGCAAGAGCGATCTTCGCCCCTGGTACGAATCGACCGGAACAAACGAACTGGTCGGAGAGGCCTGGCTGACCGGCCCGGCCTGCGTCGTCGAAACCGGCCCCTTCACCGGAAAGACCCTCGCAGGAATGTACAGCCATATCGGCGGCGAGTTCCCGCTTCTGGTTAAGATTCTCTTTCCCAATGACAAACTCTCCGTCCAGGTGCATCCCGACGACGCGCAGGCCCAGGCCGCAGGCGAGACCCGCGGCAAAACCGAGTGCTGGTACGTTCTCGAAGCCGTCCCCGGAGCTGCCGTATCTCTCGGCCTCAAGCCCGGAGTGGGCGCAGCCGAAGTTGCCACCTCCGTCGCCGATGGAAAGATGGAAGACCTGCTCGAACAAGTCCCAGTATCCGTAGACGACATGATCTTCGTCGATGCCGGAACGGTCCACGCTATTGGCCCCGGCGTCGTGCTGCTTGAGACGCAGCAGACCAGCGACATCACCTACCGCCTCTACGACTACGGCCGCCCCCGCGAACTACATCTGGAGCAGGGAATCGCCGTCATCAAGGCGAAGACCGAAGCAGGCAAGGTAGAGCCCCGGCAGATGGACGGCTTCATCCGCCTCATCGAACAGAAGTATTTCACTGTAGACCGCTTCGATGTTCCATTCGGCGAAATCAAGATCACCAACAGCGGCCCCGCCTGCCTGGTCAGTCTCTCCGGCTGGGGCACAGTGAAAAGCAGCAAAGGCTCCACTGGTCTGAAACCCGGTCAGGCAGTCATCCTGCCCCAGGGAACGGGAGACATCACCATCGATGCACCGGCAGCTTTGTCATTCGTTCGTTGCAGCGCCCCGGCAAAATAA